The genomic segment CCCCGGCGCGAGAGGTTTCGGGAGGCTGACCGGTCGTTTCTTCCCTCAACTGGGGGGAGGGATTTTTCTCCTGTCCGCGGCTTTCCTGTTGGTGAAGTCCTTTTTAAACGAAAAGTTCATTAATAAAACGGATGATGCCGACATGTTAAAAAGCATGCTGGATCGGAACGAGGCGGTCATCGGCGTGTCCAAGCCTGAGTTCATTACCAGCTCCCTGATCACGGTGTTGGGGCTTATTTATGTCAGCCTGATGCCGTTTTTAGGATATTTGCCAGCGACCGTCATCGCCGTCTTCGCCCTGTCCCTTGTAATGGGCAACCGAAGCTGGTTTTATTTATTCATTCTGTCTGTGATCGTACCCTCGATAATCTACTACGTTTTTATTTCGCTGCTGTATGTCCCGCTGCCCAGAGGATTCTTGAGCCTTTTTTTCCAGTGATTTAGTCTGTAAAGCGGTTTTAAGCGGATGTTATCGGTACGAGAATTTCCTAAGAATCAGGAGTAATTATGTTAGAGCAGATGTTTAACGGCCTTATGCTGGCACTTGATCCTCTCTCCATTCTGGTAGTCGCGATCGGCGTTGTGGTCGGCATCCTGATCGGGTCCATACCCGGACTGACCACCACGATGGGGATGGCGATTTTTGTGCCGTTCACTTTTTTCCTGCCGCCCCTGGTCGGCCTGCCCTTTTTGATCGGACTTTACAAAGGGGGAATTTACGGCGGCAGCATCCCGGCGATTCTGATCAACGCTCCCGGCACCGGAGCCGCCATTGCCACGGTGTTCGACGGCTATGAACTCGCCAAACAGGGCCGGGCGGGGAGCGCCCTCAAGGTTGCTCTTTTTTCATCGACTATCGGCGACACGCTGAGCGATATCATCACCATCCTGCTGGCGCAGTCGGTGGTCAGTATCGCCCTGCTGGTGGGCAAGCCCGAGCTTTTTTCTATTCTCGTATGTTCGCTGGCCATTATTGCCACCATGACCGGCGGTTCGGTGGTCAAAGGGCTCATGGCAGCCGCTTTGGGATTGATGCTGGCGACCGTCGGGACCGATATCGGCGGCAGGTGGCGATTTGCCTTCGGAAATACCGATCTGGCAGGGGGCTTTTCACTGATTACTTTGCTGATCGGACTGTTTGCCTTTGCCACAATCATTGAAAGAGTCCTGGAAGGAAAAAAGGCAGACGAAAAACAGCGGGAGATTTTCAAAATTTCCAAGGAAGACAAGCTTCACTGGTGGGAGTTTCGCAAATGCATTCCACATATCCTGAGATCAACCGGCATCGGAGCATTTATCGGCCTGGTCCCGGCAGTGGGCCAGCCGGTGGCGGCTTTTTTAGGATATTCATGCGCCAAGCGCTTTTCAAAAGAGCCTGAAAAGTTCGGCAAGGGTTCACTGGAAGGCGTTGCCGGCCCCGAAGCCTGCAACAACGCCGTCAACGGTCCGACGCTTCTGCCCCTGATGGCCTTCGGCATCCCGGGAGACATGGTGACGGCCGTCCTGCTGGGGGCATTGATTGTACAGGGGCTTCGTCCCGGCCCGGGGTTGTTCAGGAATTATGGGGACATCATGTACGGCATCCTGATGTCCATGATGGTGGCCAATGCGTTTATGTTCGTTTTCGGATATATTTTTTCAGGGCTGTATGCCAAAATCGCCCGGATCAATTCCAAATACCTCATTCCGGCGGTCTTTGCGTTGGCGATCGTGGGCTCCTATGCCGTCAACAACAATGTGTTTGATGTTGCGATCATGGTCTTTTTTGGTTTCGTGGGGTTTTTGCTGAACCGCTTCGACATTCCCCTGGCGCCGCTGGTCATAACGTTTCTCCTGGGACACGGCGTTGAAAACAGTTTGATCCAAAGTCTGATTCTGTTCAAGGGCGACCCCCTGGGCTTTATATACAGACCGTTTTGCCTGGCGCTTTTGGTGTTTTCAGTATTGTTGATTTGCGTTCCCGGTATCATCAGCTGGTATAAAAAATACAAGGTCTTAAAAACAGGTTCTTCGTAAAATTCAACTTTAAACTCTGTACTTACATCAAGCAGGTATATGAAAATAAAAAATCCCCGTCTGAAGAGGCGGGGATTTTTTAATGTCGGCGTTAAAAAACATCTGCACGGCTGCCTGCCGGTGTGTTTGCGCCGGCCGACGATGTCTGTTATACGTTTCTCTGTCAGGCTATCCAGCCTTTGCCGCAATGCTTGCGGGCAGGCAGGGGATTGATTTAAAGCGGTTGTCATAATCACATTCCGGTTCGGCTGCCGGACAATTCCGTTGGAACATATTTTTGACAACAACTATAAGCTCGCTTAACGGTCACAACTATTTTCGGAAAGGAGATAAGACCATGAAAGTTGTCGCAATCAACGGCAGTTCACGAAAAGACGGCAATACCGCCATATTGCTCCGAACGGTTCTAAAAGAACTTTCAGCCGAAGGCATCGGGACGGAGCTCATCCAGCCGGCCGGCAGTCCGCTCAGGGGGTGTACGGCCTGCAACAAGTGCCGGGAAAATAAGGATC from the Desulfobacterales bacterium genome contains:
- a CDS encoding tripartite tricarboxylate transporter permease — protein: MLEQMFNGLMLALDPLSILVVAIGVVVGILIGSIPGLTTTMGMAIFVPFTFFLPPLVGLPFLIGLYKGGIYGGSIPAILINAPGTGAAIATVFDGYELAKQGRAGSALKVALFSSTIGDTLSDIITILLAQSVVSIALLVGKPELFSILVCSLAIIATMTGGSVVKGLMAAALGLMLATVGTDIGGRWRFAFGNTDLAGGFSLITLLIGLFAFATIIERVLEGKKADEKQREIFKISKEDKLHWWEFRKCIPHILRSTGIGAFIGLVPAVGQPVAAFLGYSCAKRFSKEPEKFGKGSLEGVAGPEACNNAVNGPTLLPLMAFGIPGDMVTAVLLGALIVQGLRPGPGLFRNYGDIMYGILMSMMVANAFMFVFGYIFSGLYAKIARINSKYLIPAVFALAIVGSYAVNNNVFDVAIMVFFGFVGFLLNRFDIPLAPLVITFLLGHGVENSLIQSLILFKGDPLGFIYRPFCLALLVFSVLLICVPGIISWYKKYKVLKTGSS
- a CDS encoding tripartite tricarboxylate transporter TctB family protein yields the protein MKGQLNRKIKLNRTAAFICLIFGLVYFILIYFQASPREVPGARGFGRLTGRFFPQLGGGIFLLSAAFLLVKSFLNEKFINKTDDADMLKSMLDRNEAVIGVSKPEFITSSLITVLGLIYVSLMPFLGYLPATVIAVFALSLVMGNRSWFYLFILSVIVPSIIYYVFISLLYVPLPRGFLSLFFQ